The following are encoded together in the Zingiber officinale cultivar Zhangliang chromosome 8A, Zo_v1.1, whole genome shotgun sequence genome:
- the LOC122008317 gene encoding diacylglycerol kinase 3-like isoform X1, with protein MPNSKRAAAAAGGANVAARSSLWDSIRACGFFGTRVEKEELKRRIVIPVYLRSAMVAAIRDQDAGAGASAAAENRGGMEADEMPEAPIVVFVNSRSGGRHGPELKIRLQELINEEQVFDLSETSPSHFVQYALTCLENLASLGDDYAKTIREKLRIMVAGGDGTVGWILGSLGELFVQKREPVPPTGIIPLGTGNDLSRSFGWGGSFPFAWKSAVKQSLLKAISNPVQNLDSWHVTIIMQETQGLQLPYCLKSVGEYDLNEDLDIQRELPERISCFEGVFYNYLSIGMDAQVAYGFHHLRNTRPYLAQGPISNKLIYGGYSCTQGWFFTPCVKTPNLRGLKNILSLYIKKVSNKEWEKIPIPASVRSLVLLNLDSYGSGSHPWGHPTPEYLDQRRFYEARADDGLLEIFGMKQGWHASMVMVEIISAVHIAQAAAVKLELRGGDWNRAYLQTDGEPWKHPLNREHSTFLKIKRVPFQSRMINGK; from the exons ATGCCGAACTCGAAGAGAGCAGCGGCAGCGGCGGGGGGAGCGAACGTGGCGGCGCGGTCGTCGTTGTGGGACTCGATTCGGGCGTGCGGGTTCTTCGGAACCAGGGTCGAGAAGGAAGAACTTAAGCGGCGGATCGTGATTCCGGTGTATCTGAGGTCGGCCATGGTGGCAGCCATCCGGGACCAGGACGCAGGCGCTGGGGCCAGTGCTGCGGCCGAGAACCGTGGCGGCATGGAGGCGGACGAGATGCCGGAGGCGCCGATTGTGGTGTTCGTGAACTCCAGAAGTGGTGGGCGCCATGGGCCTGAGCTTAAGATCCGGTTGCAGGAGCTCATCAACGAGGAACAG GTCTTTGATCTTTCAGAGACGTCACCTTCTCATTTTGTTCAGTATGCTTTAACTTGCTTAGAGAATTTGGCATCTCTTGGCGATGATTATGCAAAGACCATCCGTGAGAAGCTAAGAATTATG gTTGCAGGAGGTGATGGTACGGTAGGTTGGATTTTGGGGAGTCTTGGTGAACTTTTCGTGCAGAAAAGAGAGCCTGTTCCCCCAACTGGTATTATTCCACTTGGAACAGGGAATGATCTTTCCAGGAGTTTTGGTTGG GGTGGCTCCTTCCCTTTTGCATGGAAGTCGGCAGTGAAACAATCTCTTCTTAAGGCAATTTCTAATCCTGTTCAAAACCTTGATAG TTGGCACGTTACAATCATAATGCAAGAAACACAAGGACTCCAATTGCCTTATTGTCTTAAGTCTGTAGGAGAGTATGATCTCAACGAG GATCTGGATATCCAAAGAGAATTGCCTGAAAGAATTTCTTGCTTTGAAGGAGTCTTCTACAACTACTTGAGCATTG GAATGGATGCCCAAGTTGCCTATGGCTTTCACCATTTACGTAACACAAGGCCATACCTTGCACAAGGTCCAATTTCAAATAAA TTGATTTATGGTGGATATAGCTGCACACAAGGTTGGTTCTTTACACCATGTGTGAAAACTCCAAATCTGAG GGGGCTTAAAAACATTTTATCCCTTTATATCAAAAAGGTTAGCAATAAAGAATGGGAGAAGATTCCAATACCTGCTAG TGTTAGGTCCCTTGTGCTTCTAAATCTGGACAGCTATGGAAGTGGAAGCCATCCATGGGGACATCCTACTCCTGAATATCTTGATCAG CGAAGGTTTTATGAGGCTCGAGCGGATGATGGGCTGCTCGAGATATTCGGAATGAAGCAAGGATGGCATGCTTCCATGGTTATGGTGGAAATTATCTCTGCTGTACACATTGCTCAA GCTGCTGCTGTCAAGTTGGAATTGCGAGGTGGTGACTGGAACAGAGCTTATTTGCAAACAGACGGAGAGCCATGGAAACATCCTTTAAACAGGGAGCACTCCACATTTCTCAAGATAAAGAGGGTTCCCTTTCAATCACGCATGATAAATGGAAAATAG
- the LOC122008317 gene encoding diacylglycerol kinase 4-like isoform X2, which produces MPNSKRAAAAAGGANVAARSSLWDSIRACGFFGTRVEKEELKRRIVIPVYLRSAMVAAIRDQDAGAGASAAAENRGGMEADEMPEAPIVVFVNSRSGGRHGPELKIRLQELINEEQVFDLSETSPSHFVQYALTCLENLASLGDDYAKTIREKLRIMVAGGDGTVGWILGSLGELFVQKREPVPPTGIIPLGTGNDLSRSFGWGGSFPFAWKSAVKQSLLKAISNPVQNLDSWHVTIIMQETQGLQLPYCLKSVGEYDLNEDLDIQRELPERISCFEGVFYNYLSIGMDAQVAYGFHHLRNTRPYLAQGPISNKLIYGGYSCTQGWFFTPCVKTPNLRGLKNILSLYIKKVSNKEWEKIPIPASMEGCC; this is translated from the exons ATGCCGAACTCGAAGAGAGCAGCGGCAGCGGCGGGGGGAGCGAACGTGGCGGCGCGGTCGTCGTTGTGGGACTCGATTCGGGCGTGCGGGTTCTTCGGAACCAGGGTCGAGAAGGAAGAACTTAAGCGGCGGATCGTGATTCCGGTGTATCTGAGGTCGGCCATGGTGGCAGCCATCCGGGACCAGGACGCAGGCGCTGGGGCCAGTGCTGCGGCCGAGAACCGTGGCGGCATGGAGGCGGACGAGATGCCGGAGGCGCCGATTGTGGTGTTCGTGAACTCCAGAAGTGGTGGGCGCCATGGGCCTGAGCTTAAGATCCGGTTGCAGGAGCTCATCAACGAGGAACAG GTCTTTGATCTTTCAGAGACGTCACCTTCTCATTTTGTTCAGTATGCTTTAACTTGCTTAGAGAATTTGGCATCTCTTGGCGATGATTATGCAAAGACCATCCGTGAGAAGCTAAGAATTATG gTTGCAGGAGGTGATGGTACGGTAGGTTGGATTTTGGGGAGTCTTGGTGAACTTTTCGTGCAGAAAAGAGAGCCTGTTCCCCCAACTGGTATTATTCCACTTGGAACAGGGAATGATCTTTCCAGGAGTTTTGGTTGG GGTGGCTCCTTCCCTTTTGCATGGAAGTCGGCAGTGAAACAATCTCTTCTTAAGGCAATTTCTAATCCTGTTCAAAACCTTGATAG TTGGCACGTTACAATCATAATGCAAGAAACACAAGGACTCCAATTGCCTTATTGTCTTAAGTCTGTAGGAGAGTATGATCTCAACGAG GATCTGGATATCCAAAGAGAATTGCCTGAAAGAATTTCTTGCTTTGAAGGAGTCTTCTACAACTACTTGAGCATTG GAATGGATGCCCAAGTTGCCTATGGCTTTCACCATTTACGTAACACAAGGCCATACCTTGCACAAGGTCCAATTTCAAATAAA TTGATTTATGGTGGATATAGCTGCACACAAGGTTGGTTCTTTACACCATGTGTGAAAACTCCAAATCTGAG GGGGCTTAAAAACATTTTATCCCTTTATATCAAAAAGGTTAGCAATAAAGAATGGGAGAAGATTCCAATACCTGCTAG CATGGAAGGATGCTGTTAG